The genomic DNA tcagagcattaaatgtactgAATCAGATaaaaaattgtgtcccccgtatcgaaaatcgtacagaACCGTGACTTATCTGTACCGTTGCATccttatggaacaccattgcagaagctatgagggggaaagttttcatttgcctaagcgCTTGTTATTGACTGCAATTGTATTTtcatgaaaaacacattttattgtttctgtacggtattaatattgtcttttacttgtggcatggtctattgtttttagttgatttcttatcgcgtttaaatgggtgtacttgatctattaatatatactgttttctcactgttattgtaaaattttttttttttaattgggggggggggcgcaataatatcacaTATCTCAATAATTCAttagataacaaattttagtgtgcgataatttatcgcgacaggcctaagtaCCGTGTTTTTAGACTGCCCGGAGAGGGGTCTCAAAATCTCACTTTGTTCATAGGAGGACACAAACTAAAGTTGCTATGTCGCAGTTATGTAGCCTCTCAGAATGAAATTTAGTTTGTATATTCTAGGGATGTAGACATAGATCGTTGGGGCCCAGGGAACACAAATTAAGTGAATTTAGATAATTTCctttttggcactgttgctgaaCCTTTACCAGTGCAGTTGTGGGCACTGTTaaagctcattggctgccatttaggGTGATTACCGTATTTGCTGCAAGcttctcccaattcaaatggattggatatctatcaCATCAAGGACAGCCAAAGAGTTGAGCTCAGAATTGAGGGGGAAatcatgtatgtttttttccatgtgtgaagcTTGCAAAAACCAAGGAGACCAAAGCAAAAGCAGAGAATGTGGATCCAAATGtggaaaaggctccaaagaaacCAAAGACTAAAGCTGGTAAGTCAAACTATTCAAACCTCTTGTAACTATTGTtaaatgtatttctttatttttagttGGCACAAAGAAAACTGCAGCGGAGGAACCGAAATCTCCAAAGAAAGAGGTGAGAAAGTTTATCTAGGAAAAAACTAATTATTGCTACTAGAGTTCAGTTTTTGCACCATTTAACATGTACACTGTTATAGAAGAGATTAGCTTTTTTTAGGGAAACGGTTGACTCAGTTTTAATCTGAATCTTTCAATCTGTATCCCCAATTTGCCTGGTATATGCTAAACGGACCAATCAAACAAAGGTATTACTGTTTTTAATGCAACTTTGTGTTGAAGGCTACAAAGGTTTCAAAGAAATCCAAAAAAGAAGCTCCCCCCTCCAAGGTGGCGCCAGCAAAAAAGCTGAAAGCTAGTATGGCTGCTGAGGCTGTTGACCTTGAAGAGAATGTGAAGACTAAAGTGAAGCCCAAAGAGGTGGAGGCTGCAGAGAAGACTAAGCCCAAACCTAAGGCGGCCAAGAGTAAAGCTGAAAAAGAACCTGCACCGAAAGCTGCTGCTAAAAGAGGGAAGAGGAAGGATATAGAGTGAATCTTTTATATTTCTATATTGTCAATAAAACTTTAACTTTTGTAGATTTTGTCTATTGCTTAGATATTGTAAAATGCTGGTGTGTGCGTGTATATATGACCATGATACCTTTGGGAAGATTACCCCACCGATACTATTTACTGTATTCGGGAGATCCTAACTTTTCTGTGGTTTACTTAAGCTAAAGGTCTGGTGCAGAAGGTCTTTTTGCACTGGGGAAAGTTGCCAGTTTTCCATTAGAAAATGACTTGGGTGTCATTTGCTATCAGTTTTTGACTCAAGTATTTACCATTTAATGACACCCCATGAATGCAGCATTAGTGCTCCTTATATTAAAATTTTCATTATTCCCATTTCATCTGATAACACTATATCAAGgccttatattaactctacagtCCCCTGACTATTTTCAAGGGATAGAAATCACCTTTAATAAAGGACAAACCAATAAATATGCAAAATTTTGAGTCCCAACTGACAAATTTTGTTACCATGGGATATGTCTTAAAATTGCTAGTCTTCATAGTCTTTTCAGGAAATTTGCAGGTATTAAAGTATTGAAACAAAGTGGcaaaggaaaaaatgtaaatgtgtaCCCTCTGGCGGTCAGGAGGAATGAAATAGAACGAATTCTAAGTGGCCATAAAATGGTTTTGTTATCAATTTCACTTGCTGAACCCTGTATTAACCTTGCCTCCATTTGGGTTTACTGTACATTTTACAAGTTTATAATAGATTTGGATTGTAAATTAGTGCTACAGTTGCAAATTTTCCAGTAAGCGGTTACAACACATTTTTGAAAACCAGCTCGATGCTGTATTTTCCATGACCAACCTCTAGCCACTGAGTAATTTGACTCCATCTGTACTTGTGTGCATGCTGTGCTGCAAAAGTGTTTCTCTAAATATATAACTGGCATTTTCTAAAAGCTTTCTGGTACTTCTAATTGAAATAATAGCATGAAGAGTATTTGGGCACTTGAGGTTCCATTGGATGCCTGTTTCACTGTAAAATGAACATGACTGACTCAATTGAATTACaccttttaaaagaatttattggactttaaaaagaaaacacaagCCTTGACTATTTCATTGTCACAAAAAGAAACAGTACGGAAGCACTGAGTCTTTGAGCACTTGGAGTGCTTTTCAAGTATGTTAAGTTCATTAATCTTCAGCAGTAAAACTTCTATTTGCTTGCTCCGTACAAAGtttttgtgatcattttgaGCCAGTGTATGGCGCTGTTGTTAAAACGCCCAGTTCTTAAATCGGGGAAGATTTGGTCACAAGATTTGAAAAGTCAAAAAGGACGAGCgggcggatggatggatggaaaaataaaatttaaaaatgtggACGTCAGcagatggttaaaaaataaatacgccCAAAACAATGTTGAGGGGTtttgttaaaagcaataatGTAATGTGGTCCACGTGTAAACAAAATGACTCAGAAGAGAGAGATAAAGTGTGCGATTCTCTCAAAGCCACGATTGCACCAAAGACTGGGTGTGGAGCGGTCGTATCGTCTCTCGTGTGATGAAACAGCGTAAAAGCGGGCCGCCGCACAAGAAGTCACATCGTGGCGGGAAAAGCTTTAAGTCCCGCACACCGTCACGTCATCTGGGGTGCAGCAGGAAGCGATGCAGATACTCGGCGAAAGCGTACCAGTGCCTCCACAGGAAGGCGGCTAAGACTACCAAGAGCAGCGTGGAGAGCGTGCGGCCCCGCGTCTTCATCAGCGGCACCACACAGTTGGCCACGGTGGAGACGAACACCAGCAGCACAGCCATGACAGCAAGAAGCACGTTGATCAGTTTTCCCAGGAGCGTCCGTGCCGTGGCGTTCTCCAAACCCTCCAGCTGGACCA from Corythoichthys intestinalis isolate RoL2023-P3 chromosome 9, ASM3026506v1, whole genome shotgun sequence includes the following:
- the LOC130921687 gene encoding protein B4, whose product is MPPKRRTITLNEKPASSGTPTLKVKRKSGLEKLRKLSKHPVTSTMVSEALKKLDSRKGVSKQAILNFIKLNYPAADPSRLNYHVRKALLKGLENGTLVRPANSTVTSGLNGKFRLAKTKETKAKAENVDPNVEKAPKKPKTKAVGTKKTAAEEPKSPKKEATKVSKKSKKEAPPSKVAPAKKLKASMAAEAVDLEENVKTKVKPKEVEAAEKTKPKPKAAKSKAEKEPAPKAAAKRGKRKDIE